The Altererythrobacter sp. CAU 1644 genome has a window encoding:
- a CDS encoding phosphotransferase, with protein MSGGEPNAIEQGLARALARVGLSPPSGLTRLTGGATMESWRFSSNGEDFVLRRSPSLAFMQGRPYGHATEAALIEAARAAGVTAPEVVTVLEEGDGIGSGFIMCALPGTPNPKEILAMDGAQTILREAARDLARIHSLSREDVPADVPVMDYRAAIADLRQQFEEAGGDRPIIALGLKWMEDNCPEECAPVLNHGDYRMGNILAENGHLTGVLDWELAHFGDPHEDLAFGCMAVWRFARYDRPALGLGPLEDYFATYEAESGRTVDRARFRYWTIHRTVWWALGCLKCAKTWREGADRTLERVVISRRTSEQELDLLMLLEEDAPEEERARQIKLYNHPKRKVGEAAIHDLAAAIAEWLHSIKDSVQGHDRFQLAVARNALGIIERDDLHGSWQANFNSYATDGIFEGGLDLSTKDHLFLAKLYALEKVAVDSPKYPALAVARKKWTGED; from the coding sequence GTGAGCGGGGGAGAGCCAAACGCGATCGAACAAGGCCTGGCCCGCGCGCTCGCGCGGGTCGGGCTTTCCCCTCCTTCAGGCCTGACGCGCCTCACCGGCGGCGCGACCATGGAAAGCTGGCGCTTCTCGTCGAATGGCGAGGACTTCGTCCTGCGGCGCTCTCCCTCGCTCGCGTTCATGCAAGGCCGCCCCTATGGGCATGCGACCGAAGCAGCGCTGATCGAAGCGGCGCGGGCGGCAGGGGTGACCGCGCCCGAGGTTGTGACCGTGCTCGAGGAAGGCGACGGGATCGGCAGCGGTTTCATCATGTGCGCCTTGCCGGGCACTCCGAACCCCAAAGAAATTCTGGCGATGGATGGCGCGCAGACGATCCTGCGCGAGGCGGCGCGCGATCTCGCCCGCATCCATTCGCTTTCTCGCGAAGACGTTCCTGCCGATGTGCCGGTGATGGACTATCGCGCCGCCATCGCCGATCTGCGCCAGCAGTTCGAGGAGGCGGGCGGCGACCGCCCGATCATCGCGCTCGGGCTCAAGTGGATGGAGGACAACTGCCCCGAAGAATGCGCGCCGGTGCTCAACCATGGCGACTACCGGATGGGCAATATCCTCGCCGAAAATGGCCACCTGACCGGCGTGCTCGACTGGGAACTGGCGCATTTCGGTGATCCGCACGAAGACCTCGCCTTCGGCTGCATGGCGGTGTGGCGCTTCGCCCGATACGACCGGCCGGCGTTGGGACTGGGTCCGCTGGAGGACTATTTCGCGACATACGAAGCGGAGAGCGGTCGCACGGTCGACCGCGCCCGGTTCCGCTACTGGACGATCCACCGCACCGTGTGGTGGGCGCTGGGGTGTCTCAAGTGTGCCAAGACCTGGCGCGAAGGCGCGGACCGGACGCTCGAACGCGTGGTGATCTCGCGCCGCACCAGCGAGCAGGAATTGGACCTGCTGATGTTGCTCGAAGAGGATGCGCCGGAGGAGGAGCGGGCGCGGCAGATTAAACTCTACAACCACCCGAAAAGAAAGGTCGGTGAGGCCGCTATACATGATCTTGCGGCTGCGATTGCCGAGTGGCTTCACTCCATCAAAGACTCAGTTCAAGGTCATGACCGATTTCAGCTAGCGGTTGCAAGAAATGCGTTGGGAATCATTGAGCGAGACGACCTGCATGGCTCGTGGCAAGCCAATTTCAATTCGTACGCGACCGACGGGATATTCGAAGGAGGATTGGACCTTTCGACCAAGGATCACCTTTTCTTGGCCAAGCTCTATGCCCTCGAAAAGGTCGCTGTCGATTCCCCCAAATACCCCGCGCTCGCCGTCGCGCGAAAGAAGTGGACCGGAGAGGACTAG
- a CDS encoding aldehyde dehydrogenase family protein, producing MAKQYKNLINGEMVETGEWLDVVNPANEDVIGQVPACGKGDLDKAVAAAREAFKSWKKTSFEERQAACMAISGAIKENADELYRLLTSEQGKPHEQAKGEIYGASGMAAAQATLKLDEVVNEDSDARLSRTRRVPVGVVGGIVPWNFPVMMAIQKIVPALMSGCTIVLKPSPFTPLTTLRIAELIADKVPAGTVNIITGEDSLGPLITSHPDIDKITFTGSTATGKKIMEGASADLKRITLELGGNDASIVLPDADPKKVAEQLFWSSFSNAGQICVAAKRVYIHEDIYDELSEALVEYAKTVKVGDGSQQGTGVGPIQNKKQFDRVCELIQDAKDNGYKFLVGGDVDPSGSGYYVPITIMDNPPEDARIVAEEQFGPVMPLMKFSTEDEVIQRANNSDYGLAGAVWTGNPDKGVEIAEQLETGTVWVNEYLHLSPFTPFGGHKQSGFGAEYGLEGLKEFTYPQVITVKKDNVPA from the coding sequence ATGGCCAAGCAGTACAAGAACCTGATCAATGGCGAGATGGTCGAGACCGGCGAATGGCTCGACGTCGTCAACCCCGCCAACGAGGATGTGATCGGCCAGGTCCCGGCATGCGGCAAGGGTGATCTCGACAAGGCCGTCGCCGCCGCGCGCGAAGCCTTCAAGAGCTGGAAGAAGACCAGCTTCGAAGAACGCCAGGCTGCCTGCATGGCAATCTCGGGCGCGATCAAGGAAAACGCCGACGAACTCTATCGCCTGCTGACCAGCGAGCAGGGCAAGCCGCACGAACAGGCCAAGGGCGAGATTTATGGCGCATCGGGCATGGCGGCGGCGCAGGCGACGCTTAAGCTCGACGAGGTGGTGAACGAAGATTCGGATGCCCGCCTCAGCCGTACGCGCCGCGTTCCGGTGGGCGTGGTTGGCGGTATCGTGCCGTGGAACTTCCCCGTGATGATGGCGATCCAGAAGATCGTGCCCGCGCTGATGAGCGGCTGCACTATCGTCCTCAAGCCATCGCCCTTCACCCCGCTCACCACGCTGCGGATTGCCGAACTGATCGCGGACAAGGTGCCGGCCGGCACGGTCAACATCATCACCGGCGAAGACAGCCTCGGCCCGCTGATCACTTCGCATCCCGATATCGACAAGATCACCTTCACCGGCTCGACCGCGACCGGCAAGAAGATCATGGAAGGCGCCAGCGCCGACCTCAAGCGCATCACGCTCGAGCTGGGTGGCAACGATGCCTCGATCGTGCTGCCCGATGCCGACCCCAAGAAGGTTGCTGAGCAGTTGTTCTGGTCGAGCTTTTCCAACGCCGGGCAGATCTGCGTCGCGGCCAAGCGCGTCTACATCCACGAGGATATCTATGACGAGCTGAGCGAGGCGCTGGTCGAATATGCCAAGACGGTGAAGGTCGGCGATGGCTCGCAGCAGGGCACCGGCGTCGGTCCGATCCAGAACAAGAAGCAGTTCGACCGCGTGTGCGAACTGATCCAGGACGCCAAGGACAATGGCTACAAGTTCCTTGTCGGCGGCGATGTCGATCCCTCGGGTTCGGGCTATTACGTGCCGATAACGATCATGGACAATCCGCCCGAAGACGCGCGCATCGTGGCCGAGGAACAGTTCGGCCCAGTGATGCCGCTGATGAAGTTCTCGACCGAGGACGAGGTGATCCAGCGCGCCAACAATTCGGACTATGGCCTCGCCGGGGCGGTGTGGACCGGAAACCCCGACAAGGGCGTCGAGATCGCCGAACAGCTCGAAACCGGCACGGTGTGGGTCAACGAATACCTCCACCTCTCGCCCTTCACCCCGTTCGGCGGGCACAAGCAGTCGGGCTTCGGCGCCGAATACGGCCTCGAAGGGCTCAAGGAGTTCACCTATCCGCAGGTGATCACCGTCAAGAAGGACAATGTCCCCGCGTAG
- a CDS encoding glutathione S-transferase family protein, which produces MAELVIYGSPISPFVRKVAACCIEKDVEYEIEAVNVFDPPEWFLDISPMKRIPVLRDRSVASEGQEGTIADSSAICAYLEKKHPEPALYPHHPYAHGRALWIEEYADTNLAAIGGLGIFRPIFFSVTQGKEPDLDTARETWSTKMPPIFDYLEASLGDNDYFVHDSVSIADITVACCLMQIGLVAELKLDRWPALAAHLERMKARDSIAVPFAKAERAVRKALPEVCDLS; this is translated from the coding sequence ATGGCCGAACTCGTAATCTACGGCAGCCCGATCTCTCCCTTCGTCCGCAAGGTCGCCGCCTGCTGTATCGAGAAGGACGTCGAATACGAGATCGAGGCGGTCAACGTCTTCGATCCGCCCGAATGGTTTCTCGACATCAGCCCGATGAAGCGCATTCCGGTGCTGCGCGATCGCTCGGTCGCGAGCGAGGGGCAGGAGGGGACCATCGCCGACAGTTCGGCGATCTGCGCCTATCTCGAGAAGAAGCATCCGGAGCCGGCGCTCTATCCGCACCATCCCTACGCGCATGGGCGTGCGCTGTGGATCGAGGAATATGCCGACACCAATCTCGCCGCGATCGGCGGCCTCGGCATCTTCCGCCCGATCTTCTTCTCGGTCACGCAGGGCAAGGAGCCCGACCTCGATACCGCGCGCGAGACCTGGTCGACCAAGATGCCGCCGATCTTCGACTATCTCGAGGCATCGCTCGGCGACAATGACTACTTCGTGCACGACAGTGTCTCGATTGCCGACATCACGGTTGCCTGCTGCCTGATGCAGATCGGGCTCGTGGCGGAACTGAAGCTCGATCGCTGGCCCGCGCTCGCCGCGCATCTCGAGCGGATGAAGGCGCGCGATTCGATCGCTGTCCCCTTCGCCAAGGCCGAACGGGCGGTTCGCAAGGCATTGCCGGAGGTCTGCGATCTCTCGTAA